Proteins co-encoded in one candidate division KSB1 bacterium genomic window:
- a CDS encoding M14 family zinc carboxypeptidase, with protein sequence MSRRQTVFIGTMLIAISLPAVGLSQQVPAPEQFFGFKLGSDYKLAGWEQIVSYFKELDQASDKLQVVELGKSTMGHPFILAIISSPANMARLDELKANSRRIAQARGLSEEQARRLAREGTIVVLITCSIHATEVGATQASPELAYRLITDDSPANRQILDNEVFLLVPSFNPDGLVLVKDWYDKYLETPYEGSGMPWLYHKYTGHDNNRDAFMLTQVESQLVTKVMYQEWFPQIYLDMHQMGNSGPRIFVPPYQEPLNPNPDPLVTWENSLLGEHMAMDLQAKGYRGVATRIYFTAWWQGAFLQTAWWHNMVGMLTELASCRIASPIFQEKKDLKGGGLGFPEYRMATNFPDPWPGGWWRLRDIVDYDLAAAYSLLEAAAQLKEKFIYNHYLMGRRAIAKGESEPPYAFLIPPDQADPGATRTLLEVLHKGGVELHRAQAPFVADGVTYPAGTYVVLMAQPYRAFAKDLLEPQRYPDLREYPEGPPIRPYDAAGWTLPLQMGVNCIEVQRPFRAELTAVAKVEAEPGAVSGGRYAYALSARQNATYAAINRLLAQGAPVYMAGEAFTVGGQSYEPGTVLVPTGKVAPDRVRKIAADLGLRIQGVGGKPRVKAYRLHPMRIAVYQPWTSSMHEGWSRWVLEQYGFAYTNLHNEEIKAGRLRERYDVIYFPDIYAEGILEGRPEGTAPPEFTKGIGAEGLANLRSFVDQGGSIVAIDGAGELFINEFGLPVANVVKDLKAADFFCPGSIIAAEYNTSHPVAFGMEAQSVAYFARSAAYKLVPSFTVQAQVIAKYPAKHLLKSGWLLGEKHLAERVAAVEVPVGKGHVVLIGFDPINRAQAHATFKLLFNALYYGGAEPAPLP encoded by the coding sequence ATGAGCAGAAGGCAGACGGTGTTCATCGGAACAATGCTTATCGCCATTTCCCTGCCTGCAGTTGGCCTCTCGCAGCAGGTCCCGGCTCCCGAGCAGTTCTTCGGCTTCAAGTTAGGCTCTGACTACAAGCTCGCCGGCTGGGAGCAGATCGTCTCCTACTTCAAGGAGCTGGACCAGGCCTCTGACAAGCTGCAGGTAGTCGAGCTGGGCAAATCCACTATGGGCCATCCGTTCATCCTGGCCATCATCTCCTCGCCGGCGAACATGGCCCGCCTTGACGAGCTGAAGGCCAACTCCCGGCGCATTGCCCAGGCGCGCGGGTTGTCCGAGGAGCAGGCACGGCGCCTGGCCCGCGAGGGGACCATCGTCGTGCTCATCACGTGCAGCATCCATGCCACGGAGGTGGGCGCCACCCAGGCTTCGCCAGAGCTGGCCTACAGACTCATCACCGACGATTCACCTGCCAATCGCCAGATTCTGGACAACGAGGTCTTTCTGCTGGTGCCCTCCTTCAATCCGGACGGCCTGGTGCTGGTCAAGGACTGGTACGACAAGTACTTAGAAACCCCCTACGAAGGGAGCGGTATGCCGTGGCTGTACCACAAGTACACGGGCCACGATAACAACCGCGACGCCTTCATGCTCACCCAGGTGGAATCGCAGTTGGTGACCAAAGTGATGTACCAGGAATGGTTCCCGCAGATCTACTTGGATATGCACCAGATGGGCAACAGCGGCCCGCGCATCTTCGTGCCGCCCTACCAGGAGCCCCTGAACCCGAACCCTGACCCGCTGGTCACCTGGGAGAACTCGCTTTTGGGCGAACACATGGCCATGGACCTGCAGGCCAAAGGCTACCGCGGCGTGGCCACGCGCATCTACTTCACCGCCTGGTGGCAGGGCGCCTTCTTGCAGACGGCCTGGTGGCACAACATGGTCGGCATGCTCACCGAGCTGGCCAGCTGCCGCATCGCCTCGCCCATTTTCCAGGAGAAAAAAGACCTAAAGGGTGGCGGCTTGGGCTTTCCCGAGTACCGCATGGCCACCAATTTCCCGGACCCCTGGCCTGGCGGCTGGTGGCGCCTGCGGGACATCGTCGACTATGACCTTGCCGCTGCCTACTCCCTGCTGGAAGCAGCAGCGCAACTGAAGGAAAAGTTCATTTACAACCACTACCTGATGGGCAGGCGGGCCATCGCCAAAGGGGAGAGCGAGCCGCCCTACGCCTTCCTGATTCCGCCTGACCAGGCCGATCCTGGCGCCACGCGCACCCTGCTGGAGGTGCTGCACAAAGGTGGCGTGGAGCTGCATCGCGCCCAGGCTCCCTTCGTCGCAGACGGGGTCACTTACCCGGCGGGCACGTACGTGGTGCTCATGGCCCAACCCTACCGGGCCTTCGCCAAGGACCTCTTGGAACCGCAACGCTACCCGGATCTGCGCGAGTACCCGGAGGGCCCGCCTATTCGACCCTACGATGCCGCCGGCTGGACCCTCCCCTTGCAGATGGGAGTGAACTGCATCGAGGTGCAGCGGCCCTTCCGGGCAGAGCTCACTGCCGTGGCTAAGGTGGAGGCCGAGCCCGGCGCGGTGAGTGGCGGTCGCTACGCCTACGCGCTCTCCGCGCGACAAAACGCTACCTACGCAGCCATCAACCGCCTGCTGGCCCAGGGGGCGCCTGTGTACATGGCAGGCGAGGCATTCACCGTGGGCGGGCAGAGCTATGAGCCGGGCACGGTGCTCGTCCCCACCGGCAAGGTAGCGCCGGACAGGGTGCGCAAGATCGCTGCCGACTTGGGGCTGCGCATCCAAGGCGTGGGCGGCAAGCCACGCGTCAAGGCCTATCGCCTGCACCCCATGCGCATCGCCGTCTACCAGCCGTGGACCTCGAGCATGCACGAAGGGTGGAGCAGGTGGGTGTTGGAGCAATATGGCTTTGCCTACACGAACCTGCACAACGAGGAGATCAAGGCGGGGCGCCTCCGGGAACGCTATGACGTCATCTACTTCCCGGACATTTACGCAGAGGGAATTTTGGAAGGAAGACCGGAAGGCACGGCGCCTCCTGAGTTCACCAAGGGCATCGGGGCGGAAGGTCTGGCCAACCTGCGCAGCTTCGTGGACCAGGGCGGCTCTATCGTCGCCATCGACGGCGCCGGCGAGCTGTTCATCAACGAGTTCGGGCTGCCGGTGGCCAATGTGGTTAAGGACCTCAAGGCCGCGGACTTTTTCTGTCCCGGGTCGATTATAGCCGCCGAGTACAACACCTCTCACCCGGTCGCGTTTGGCATGGAGGCGCAGAGCGTGGCGTACTTTGCGCGCAGCGCTGCGTACAAGCTCGTGCCGTCCTTCACCGTGCAGGCTCAGGTCATCGCCAAGTATCCGGCAAAGCACTTACTCAAGAGCGGCTGGTTGTTGGGCGAGAAGCACTTGGCCGAGCGCGTGGCGGCCGTGGAGGTGCCGGTGGGCAAAGGGCATGTGGTGCTCATCGGATTTGATCCCATCAATCGCGCGCAGGCGCACGCGACTTTCAAGCTGCTCTTCAATGCATTGTACTACGGCGGCGCTGAACCGGCCCCTCTACCGTGA
- a CDS encoding DUF3467 domain-containing protein, with amino-acid sequence MQQPVPQQLSVELGEKEAEGIYSNLALITHSPAEFVIDFTRMLPGVPKTKVYARIIMTPQHAKSFLLALQENVGKYESQFGEIKLHAEQQRMRELGFKPGAEGQEKE; translated from the coding sequence ATGCAGCAGCCGGTGCCCCAGCAGCTTAGTGTCGAGTTGGGGGAAAAAGAAGCGGAGGGGATTTACTCCAACTTGGCGTTGATCACCCATTCGCCGGCGGAGTTCGTCATCGACTTTACGCGCATGCTCCCCGGCGTGCCCAAGACTAAGGTTTACGCGCGCATCATCATGACCCCGCAACATGCCAAGTCGTTTCTCCTGGCCCTGCAGGAGAACGTGGGCAAGTACGAGAGCCAGTTTGGCGAGATCAAGCTGCACGCCGAGCAGCAGAGGATGCGCGAGTTGGGGTTCAAGCCGGGTGCCGAGGGGCAGGAGAAGGAGTGA
- a CDS encoding GxxExxY protein, whose protein sequence is MDNALGKGFLETVGENTPMGELRNAGLATKQGEKMDVGYDDVGARDYCRDIVVEGRTILNTQACDSLSPTREAALLRYLSTKGYPLGYLLNFASAGRLRFGAMGF, encoded by the coding sequence GTGGACAATGCGCTCGGCAAAGGCTTTCTGGAGACGGTCGGAGAAAACACACCGATGGGCGAGCTTCGCAACGCGGGGCTGGCGACGAAGCAGGGGGAGAAGATGGACGTCGGATACGACGATGTGGGGGCACGAGACTACTGTCGGGATATCGTGGTGGAGGGAAGGACCATCCTGAACACCCAGGCGTGCGACTCGCTCAGCCCCACTCGCGAGGCGGCGCTGTTGCGCTATCTCAGCACCAAAGGATACCCTCTTGGTTACTTGCTGAATTTTGCCAGTGCAGGGAGGCTGCGGTTTGGGGCGATGGGTTTCTGA
- a CDS encoding NAD(P)/FAD-dependent oxidoreductase, translated as MHTDFQPTVIVGASIAGLYCAHLLASRGLRVTVFDQLPPQRMPPSRTLIVTGELLNLLPQVAEAGVIRNTVNGFRLHTDGHSLHVPLQEPDIVVERRDLLALVERMAVESGAELRRGYAFQGMLPTADGLVLEFREKDSLRTVRVLARSVVAADGATSHVARCAELDGRPRVPILQAKVELPPACDPHTVDTWFEPEATPYFFWLIPDSPRTAAVGLAAESPQEARGALLAFLNQHRLCPLAMEAAWVPLYPLRAQPVRRFGSAQVYLVGDSAGQVKETTVGGTVTGLKGAAAAAAAISTGSSYLEQLRELRRELLAHHLLRVFLSRFTRQDYLRLFASLNPRGLSLLASHNRDHLASMLSRLVLAQPGLVVLAARTLLRGTARPTARR; from the coding sequence TTGCATACGGACTTTCAACCCACAGTCATCGTTGGCGCATCGATTGCAGGGCTGTACTGCGCGCATCTCTTGGCGAGTCGGGGCCTGCGCGTGACGGTGTTCGACCAGCTGCCGCCGCAGCGTATGCCGCCGTCCAGGACCCTCATCGTCACCGGCGAGCTATTGAACCTGCTGCCGCAGGTGGCAGAGGCGGGTGTCATCAGGAACACGGTGAACGGCTTCCGGCTGCACACGGACGGGCACAGCCTGCACGTGCCGCTGCAGGAGCCGGACATCGTGGTGGAGAGGCGCGATCTGCTGGCGCTGGTGGAGCGCATGGCAGTGGAGAGTGGCGCAGAGCTGCGGCGCGGGTATGCCTTCCAGGGCATGTTGCCCACCGCCGACGGCCTGGTCTTGGAGTTCCGCGAGAAGGATTCTCTGCGCACGGTGCGGGTGCTTGCACGGAGCGTCGTGGCTGCCGACGGCGCGACCAGCCACGTGGCCCGCTGCGCCGAGCTGGACGGGCGGCCGCGCGTGCCCATCCTGCAGGCGAAAGTGGAACTGCCCCCCGCCTGCGACCCACACACCGTGGACACCTGGTTCGAGCCGGAGGCGACCCCGTACTTTTTCTGGCTGATTCCGGACTCGCCACGCACTGCGGCAGTGGGCCTCGCCGCGGAAAGTCCCCAGGAGGCAAGAGGTGCCCTGTTGGCTTTCCTCAATCAACACCGCCTGTGCCCGTTGGCCATGGAGGCGGCCTGGGTGCCGCTCTATCCTCTGCGCGCGCAGCCTGTGCGCAGGTTCGGCAGCGCCCAGGTCTACTTGGTGGGGGACTCCGCAGGGCAGGTGAAAGAAACCACCGTCGGCGGTACGGTCACGGGCCTGAAAGGGGCAGCGGCGGCTGCTGCGGCAATCAGCACGGGGAGCTCCTATCTTGAGCAGCTCAGGGAGCTGCGCCGAGAGTTACTTGCCCACCACCTGCTGCGCGTCTTTCTCAGTCGCTTCACCCGCCAGGACTACCTGCGGCTGTTTGCCTCGCTGAATCCCCGCGGACTCTCCTTGCTCGCCTCGCACAATCGCGACCACTTGGCGAGCATGCTCTCCCGTCTGGTCCTTGCCCAGCCTGGGCTGGTGGTGCTGGCGGCGCGCACGCTGTTGCGTGGCACGGCCAGGCCCACCGCCCGCCGTTGA
- a CDS encoding HEPN domain-containing protein has translation MRRAPLEQGLRWLEQATEDLKWARHLAEQGAYHLACFLAQQVAEKAIKAFLYAQGEEIVLGHSVQRLCAQAADYRPEFSQNAMEWSILDGYYVPTRYPNGLPDGIPAKVYTKTAAHNAVDMAGEAVDMVRDLLKV, from the coding sequence ATGAGAAGAGCTCCTCTGGAACAAGGCTTGCGCTGGCTGGAGCAGGCGACTGAGGACTTGAAGTGGGCGCGCCATTTGGCGGAACAGGGCGCCTATCATCTTGCTTGCTTCCTGGCTCAGCAAGTCGCTGAGAAAGCCATTAAGGCATTTCTGTATGCGCAGGGAGAGGAGATTGTTCTGGGACATTCGGTGCAGAGGTTGTGTGCACAGGCCGCTGATTATCGCCCTGAGTTCTCTCAGAACGCAATGGAATGGAGCATTCTAGATGGCTACTATGTACCTACTCGTTATCCCAATGGCCTTCCTGACGGGATTCCGGCAAAGGTGTACACCAAGACTGCAGCACACAATGCAGTGGACATGGCCGGAGAGGCTGTGGACATGGTGAGGGATTTGCTTAAGGTTTGA
- a CDS encoding nucleotidyltransferase domain-containing protein: MGSLKEKRSRYSRLLDSELKRIVGRLAHLPEVEKVIVFGSYARGRSDLFTDLDVLVVVNRSDCDFVTRTAALYGRLVPAVDIDLLVYTAGELRSLAGNPFIQYALASGKVVYEKSSSGTRLALAGAGD; this comes from the coding sequence ATGGGATCATTGAAAGAAAAGAGAAGTCGGTACTCTCGCCTGCTGGATTCTGAGCTCAAGCGCATCGTCGGCCGGCTCGCGCATTTGCCAGAGGTTGAGAAGGTCATCGTTTTTGGCTCTTATGCCAGGGGGCGTAGCGACCTATTTACCGACCTTGATGTGCTGGTTGTAGTGAATCGTTCAGATTGTGATTTCGTTACCCGTACAGCCGCACTGTATGGCCGGCTTGTGCCGGCGGTCGACATCGATTTGCTCGTATACACAGCGGGAGAACTGCGTTCTCTTGCCGGCAATCCGTTTATCCAATATGCGTTGGCATCGGGAAAAGTAGTTTATGAGAAGAGCTCCTCTGGAACAAGGCTTGCGCTGGCTGGAGCAGGCGACTGA
- a CDS encoding DUF5615 family PIN-like protein, with product MRVLVDQDVYQLTVDQLRKWRHDVVTAREIGLQRAPDEDLLLKAREMRRLLVTRDKGFGAVVFLKRELSVGVLLLRVSPSTIDDVHGELKRVFEEHSQEELGRFFCVVEPHRHRMRRLH from the coding sequence ATGCGTGTGCTGGTCGATCAAGATGTTTATCAGCTTACCGTCGACCAGCTGAGGAAGTGGCGCCACGATGTAGTCACGGCTCGTGAAATCGGGCTGCAGCGCGCCCCGGACGAAGACTTGCTGCTGAAGGCGAGGGAGATGCGTCGACTGCTTGTTACCCGTGACAAAGGTTTCGGGGCTGTCGTGTTCCTCAAGAGGGAGCTATCGGTGGGTGTTCTTCTTCTGAGAGTCAGCCCCTCCACCATCGATGATGTGCACGGCGAACTCAAGCGTGTTTTCGAGGAGCATAGCCAGGAAGAGTTAGGTCGTTTTTTCTGTGTAGTTGAGCCCCATCGGCACCGCATGCGGCGGTTGCACTAA
- a CDS encoding DUF433 domain-containing protein: MIDPRVHFGKPCIAGTRICVENVLELVQENISFQEIVEKYYPDLDVDDVKACAAYAADIVRSEEIHIDTV, encoded by the coding sequence GTGATTGATCCACGAGTGCACTTCGGCAAACCCTGCATTGCCGGCACTCGCATCTGTGTCGAGAACGTGTTGGAGCTGGTGCAGGAAAACATCTCTTTCCAGGAAATTGTCGAAAAGTACTACCCGGATTTGGACGTGGACGACGTCAAAGCCTGCGCCGCTTACGCCGCAGATATAGTACGCTCGGAAGAGATTCACATAGACACGGTGTGA
- a CDS encoding DUF2283 domain-containing protein, whose translation MRISYDTQADALYIRLKEGTFVRNEEVAQGIILDIGEEDVLLGIEILEASSRFSADDLSRVEVVMPLQLASVDS comes from the coding sequence GTGAGGATATCGTACGACACTCAAGCGGATGCTCTCTACATCCGTCTCAAAGAGGGGACATTCGTGCGCAACGAGGAGGTAGCCCAGGGTATTATCCTCGACATAGGGGAAGAAGACGTGTTGTTGGGCATTGAGATACTTGAAGCGTCGAGCAGGTTTTCTGCGGACGACTTGTCTCGCGTCGAGGTCGTCATGCCCTTGCAACTAGCATCCGTAGATTCTTGA
- a CDS encoding DUF86 domain-containing protein has protein sequence MQKVNDKIRVLTQYFEKEPGIALAFLFGSRAKGFWKKSSDWDIAVYFTPDEYLELETEREYPGEDRIWSDLIDLLATDEVDFVILNRACPTLVYNVLRTGHPLLIRDRRLFLDLLCKVSYEAVDWWDFVSDFYQIAERARSLPPEERARVLQYLRFLENEFSEIELIKGFTWKDYVQDSFKRKVVERWVENLVMSALDIAKIILAADKGQIPQTYKDTLKVFGTLFIDHSFGEEFSTVASLRNILVHEYLDVKWRRIEKFIEQAERLYPIFIGKVKEIV, from the coding sequence ATGCAGAAGGTTAATGATAAGATCAGAGTGCTTACCCAGTATTTTGAGAAGGAACCCGGCATTGCCTTAGCCTTTCTGTTTGGCTCCAGGGCAAAGGGCTTTTGGAAAAAGTCGTCCGATTGGGATATCGCTGTCTATTTCACACCGGATGAGTACCTAGAGCTGGAGACGGAAAGGGAATATCCTGGTGAGGACAGGATCTGGTCTGACTTGATAGACCTTCTGGCAACGGATGAGGTGGATTTTGTCATATTGAACCGAGCATGTCCGACGCTGGTATACAACGTTTTGAGAACGGGCCATCCCTTGCTCATCAGGGATCGCCGGCTCTTCCTGGATCTTCTTTGCAAAGTGAGCTACGAAGCGGTTGATTGGTGGGATTTCGTCTCTGACTTTTACCAGATTGCGGAGAGGGCCCGCTCCCTCCCTCCTGAGGAAAGGGCAAGGGTCTTGCAGTATCTGAGGTTTTTGGAGAACGAATTCAGTGAGATCGAGCTGATCAAGGGGTTTACATGGAAGGATTACGTTCAGGACAGCTTCAAGAGGAAGGTGGTAGAGAGGTGGGTGGAGAATTTGGTTATGAGCGCCTTGGACATTGCCAAGATCATCCTGGCGGCGGACAAAGGGCAGATTCCCCAGACGTACAAGGATACCCTAAAGGTTTTCGGGACCCTATTCATAGATCATTCTTTTGGCGAGGAGTTTTCTACAGTTGCTTCTCTTAGAAACATCTTGGTCCACGAGTATTTGGATGTCAAGTGGCGGCGAATCGAGAAGTTCATTGAACAGGCAGAAAGACTGTACCCTATTTTCATCGGTAAGGTGAAGGAGATAGTATAG